The DNA segment ACATTCCTCAGGTCAACCCAAGGcaggttttaattttttaccCTCATTTCAAGAGAATCTCCCCTTGGGGCTGAACTGTATAAAGGATGCTCTGCCTTCCCAGTTAACTGTTGCAGGGAGTCCTGGTCCAATTCTTAGTCTCTAGATCCAGGGAAGTTCTCTCCTGGACTCTGCAGATCTGATCTTCGGCATGTGGTGCTCTGGACTGAGCCTTGGACAGGCTGCTGCTCCTACATGATGTCCTCAGTGCTGTGAGTCAGCTCTGGAAATTCACTCAGCTTCTTCTAAACCCATATCCTGATCAACCCTCTACAGCTTTTCCACCTGGTCTGGTGATAATGGATCCCTTTGTACCTTCACCATGGTGAGCATGGACCTAGATGGCCCTCATGGATCTTCTGATACTTAATGCCAAACACTGTTCTGAATTCTCTTATGTATAATGTTTAATCTCCATTGGAACTCTGAAGGAAATATggtacacagaaacacaaagaggttaagtaacatgCATGAGATTGCACCCTTAGTGAATGAGGAAGAGAGATTAATCCAGAGCCCTCTTGACCTCTGTGATCTGCCCTACCTCAAAATACGGTAAGTGCTATGGAAATGAATGAACAGTAGGATGGTGGTCAGGTTTGGGCTCTCTGAAGAGCTGACAGTTTCTCTTTGAAGCCTAGCATGTGACAATTCAGGGAAGTGTGGACCAGCGAAGGAAGACAGTGAGTAAAATGTTTTGGACCTTTATTTTAGATCAAATGGGTCGACAGAGACCAGAGTTTCCTTTTTCTGAAAGTAGAAACTGCACTGAGTTTCCTAAAGAAGTTTCTCATTAAAGTCCGGAGTATAGGTCAATGGCCAACACCAAAGCATGACTCAATAAGGGTAAAATCTTACAGGGTGAGGGAGGTTGGTATGAGACAGTCCAAACAATGGTTTTCAGACCAAGACTAGGAAAAAGCATAGTCCAGCAGGCACAGTGCTAGAAGTTTGAACATAACTGAGAGGGTTTAAAGGTGAGCCAATGTGTAAATTTTTGTGGTCATTCTTGTCCTCTCCCCATCTGCATTTCTTGACTTGCTTTTTTCTCCCTTGATGCTTATAGGACTCAATCCTTGGAATGATTTGTTTCCATGAGAAGTTTAGTTATTGATTGGTCATTCTTTTTCCTTGGTAGATGGTGAGCATTTTAGTGTGTGGCTTCAACTTTGTCTTTGGctcagaaatattttcttctagtataTCATCAGtagtgtttgttttctgtgtcttcagATTACACCTTCATGGACACCAGTTATCAGCACTTGGGATCTCCGTTGCCTGCCCTTAACTTCCATTATCTCACTGAGAGTATGTTCCTCTAGTGAAAAGTCTCCTTAGAGCCCCCTTCATGTCCCTGTTCCTCAGActgtagatgaaggggttcagcatgggggtgACTATTGTGTACATCACCGAGGCTATTGAACCCTTTCTGGAGGGATGGGCTGTTCCTGAAGTGAGGTAGACCCCAAGGCCTGCGCCATAGAACAAGGAGACAACTGAGAGGTGAGACCCACAGGTGGAAAAGGCTTTATACTTCCCCCCAGAAGATGACATGCCCATTATGGAGAAGATAATTCTAGAATAAGAGAAAAGGATCCCAGTCAGGGGAATAATACCCAGCAAGCCAGTTACAAAATACAGCACAATGTCATTGACAAGGGTGTCAGAGCAGGCAAGCTTGagaatttgagcaagttcacaGAAGAAGTGGGGGATTTCTGTCTCTTTGCAGAAAGATACCCTCAAAACCATCAAACTTTGCAACAAAGAATATGTCAGGCAGATCAGCCAAGAAAGCAGAAGCAGGAGACCACAAAGGTGAGGGTTCATGATGACTGTGTAGTGCAGGGGGTGACAGATGGCCACGaaccggtcataggccatcactgtCAGTAGCAAATTATCCAGCCCAGCAAAGGTCATGAAAAAATACATCTGGGTAAGGCATCCTTCATACGTGATGCCTTTGTTCTGCTTCTGGATATTCACTAACATCTTGGGGACTATGGTGGAGGTGAAACAGATGTCAGTGAAGgacaggttggagaggaagaagtacatgggggtgtggaggttgGACTCAGAGATGATGGCCAGGATGATGAGCAGGTTCCCTGTAACACAGACTAGGTACATGGACAGGAACAGTCCAACGAGGAGGGGCTGAAGGTCCACATCATCCGAGAGCCCCAGAAGGATGAATTTTGAAATAactgtctgattctctgtttccATATAAGCTATGGAAATTGCCTTATGGAAAGAGGCAAGAATAGTGTTCAAACAATGACAAAACAGGAATGTGCCATATACTTGAAACTCATTCATTCAAGTCTTATGTCTTATCTATGAGTTTTCTTTAGTTGACCAAGATCTCAATAATACCTTCCTTTTTTTGACCTCTACTCCTTGgaacatctctttaaaaattgaacattccagggcttccttgggggtccagtggtttagaatctgcctgccaatccagggggacatgggttcgatccctggtccaggagggttccacatgccgtggagcaactaggtcattgagccacaactactgaagcccatgtacactagagctcctgctctgcagcaagagaagtcactgcaatgagaaacctacacactgcaactagagaggaacctCAGcctgctgcaactacagaaagcctgcatgtggcagcaaagacccagtgtagccaagaataaattaataaattttaaaaaatgaatgttctATGAATtcactagtggtccagtggttaagagtctgccttccaatgtgagggatgcaggtttgatcccaggtcagggaactaaggtcccatatgGCATGGAGCATGGACtatagagcccatgtgccacaagagCCCAGGTGTTGCAAAAAAAGAtccagtgtgccacaactaagaccaaatacagccaataaataaataaatatatatttaaaaacatgaatgttCTACACCATGCAGAGCTTTCTTTCATCTTCCCTGACTCACGACTGTTCCTTTGCTCCCTAATTCCTGTGAAAGTACCAGCCTCATGACCGTCTCTTTCCTGCCTTGCAGTTGTGGTCTCTTCAAGTCCCAGGGAAAGGTGGAGAGGAGATCATTGGGAGTTACAAAATTAAATGATATTTTCTTATCCTCATGCCGTTTGCTTGAAACAGGATCTTTAAGCAGACCATTCTGTCTCAAGTTTGACTTGGAAAAGGATACCATGAAAAAGCTTTATAGATAATTCCTCCATTATCATATAGTAGCTTCTCTATTACTATCCCAATTGACCCCTCTATTATTGTCATAATGATCAATGTAGCATAATGCACCCTAATTCCAAAGGCAAAATCAGAACCCCACCATAATTGTTCCCAGCAGGTTTGTGTTGTAGTTCTTTACATTTTTTCAGGTTGAGAAGACTATGCCTTTTCTGTTGCATTGCCATTTCATAACCTAAGCACTTAGTATAGTACTTggtatataatgtgtgtgtgtgcttagtagcttcagtcatgtctgattcttttcgaccctatggactgaagcccaccaggctcctgggattctccaggcaagaatattagagtggattgccatgccctcctccaggggatcttttcagcCCAAGGGTCAAACTCtgtctgcgtctcctgcattgcaggtggattctttccccacTGGGCCATCTGGGATATAATAgatgctctataaatatttgttgaatgaataaaagaaattgTCAGGGTAGAGTAGAGGCAATTCCCTATCATAAAATCTTTTGACTAAGAACAAAGAGACTATTTATCATGAACTTTTTTCAAttgaaaataaagagaatgaGAGCCTCCTGTCTTTTATtgcattccttaaaaaaaaaaaaaaaaaaagccttggttTCTCTTTGAATGTTGCACATCTGCCACAGGAAGGAATTTCTAAACTGAGAACAATTGTCCTCAATTTTATATGCATTTAAGCAAAGGTTCCTTCCTGAACCAAGgagacttccctgtggctcagacggtaaagcatctgcctacaatgcgggagacccgggttcgatccctgggttgggaagatcccctggagaaggaaatggtaccccactccagtattcttgcctggaaaatcccatgggtgtaggagcctggtaggctactgtccacggggctgcaaagagtcagacatgactgagcgacttcactttcactttcactttcttcctttgagCTGAAATGTCTTTATAAGTTACATGGTTTTAATTCCCCTCTCTGAAGATCATTTCTCTTTGCCATGATAACTTTAGATGTTTGCAGACATTTAAATGATTCTCTAAGTCTCCTCATCTTTCATTGATTTCACAGTTATTCGAGTGCTtaactgtatgccaggcactgggttaGAGCCAAGTATGAAAGGTAAGAGACATGGGCTCTCCTATTCTTTAGCATTGAGTGTTACGGAAATGTTACTgctctggaagaaaagttatgacctacctagatagcatattgaaaagcagagacattactttgccagcaaaggtccgtctagtcaaggctatggtttttccagtggtcatgtatggatgtgagagttggactgtgaagaaagctgagcgccgaagaattgatgcttttgaactgtggtgttggagaagactcttgagagtcccttggactgcaaggagatccaaccagtccattctgaaggagatcagccctgggatttctttggaaggaatgatgctaaagctgaaactccagtactttgactacctcatgcgaagagttgactcattggaaaagactctgatgctgggagggattgggggcaggaggagaaggggacgacagaggatgagatggctggatggcatcactgactggatggacgtgagtctgagtgaactccgggagttggtgatggacagggaggcctggcgtgctgtgattcatggggtcgcaaagagtcggacatgactgagtgactgaactgaactgaacttgactcCTCTGAGGTCATTATTCTGATTAAGACTCTGATGATCCAGCCATTCAAAGAAAGTGATTAGTAGGAGTATTAACTGGTCAAATGTAAGGAACTTAGTTGAAAATCCAAGAAAGTTTGTGAAAGATGAATGAGGACAGGCAACTTTTAAAACAGTGAGATGACATAAATACAGAAATATCAGTGGGACAGACTAGACAGTCATGAAACAGTTATTAGCCAACGTGAGAATTTAGTTTGTAATATAcataatattgggcttccctggtggtgattaaagaatctgcctgccaatgcaggagatctgggttcgatccctggacctggaagatcctctggagaagagccTGGCtttcgactccagtattcttgcccccaaaattccagggacagaggaccctggtgggctgcagtccatggggtcacaaagagtttgatgtgactgagcaagtgagcatGAGAAACACTATATATGAGAGTCACACTTTCATTTGTTGGAAAATAATGCTTTGATATTAGATACTCAACTACTCTACATTTTATAATTCTAGGAACATCCTGTACAATTTCATAGCTTTCGACCTTTGCCCCTCTCATTGGGAGTCCCCTCTCACCTGGAAAAGTCGTATCCCCCCTTCCATACTCTGTCCTGAGATCTTCATTGGCATTGCCAGGCAGCAATGGGCATACTCTCTTTGGACCTTCTCTGTACCTTGTTGAAACTGGACCACACCTGAAGCAAGCTATCACACTGCAtccatgtgtttatttctgggtttttacATCCTACCTGGAGAGCAACACATAGTTACCTCTTTATGTGCAGTACCCAGCTCAGTGTTAGGCATAGAGAAGAAGCTCTGTAGATGTAAAaatgtcctttggaaggaaaaaatGGTGGAAAATTATTCAGGTGGGTACAGagtagtcttccctggtggttcagatggcaaagaatcaacctgctgtgcaagagacccaggtacaatcctggtttgggaagatcccctggagaagggaatggctgcccactccagtattcttgcctggggaattccatggaaagaggagcctggcagtctatggttgactcatggggttgaaaagagttgaacacaaccagaggactaacacatacacacatacagtggGTTATGAGGGGCGTGGGCCAAAACTGAGGGACATTTAGAGTTGACCTAGAAATAGAGGTAAGAGAACACAGATTGTAGTGGGGCTTGGAGAGCTCTGTCCAGCACCAGGGACTTTTCCTTGATTTTGGTGGGCTtttcttcccctggtggctcagtcgagaaaaaaaaaatctgtctgcaactcaggagacctgggtttgatccctgggtggggaagatcccctggagaagggaatggcaacccactccagtattcttgcctggggaatcgcatggacagatgaggctggtgggctacagtccatggggttgcaaagagacacagctgagcgactaacacctctTCCCCGTACATACCTACCTGTGTGCCAGGAAAATGTGCAAGGAAAATATTTGGGTCCTTCTTACCTCTTTACCACAGCTGTCTTTGAGCAACATAAGGCATCACAGTGCAACTTCTAAAGGTCTGGGCTCTATGATCTTTGCTTCTCTCAGTGGAGGACAAACAAGGACAGAGATCAGAGACAAGGAGCTGAGTCTGGGACTCAGGGCTAGAATGATACCTGGCGTGGCACAGGGCGTTTCCTCCTGCTGTGGGATAGGTGAGCCAGAGAAGAGCACAGGAGGATTACGTGGGGCTGAATCTCCTCACTTCCCACTGAATGATTAGCTGCTTTTGTGGTCTGTTTCTGGAGAGTTCCCCCCTTGAGGGTCCGGGCAGTGACCTGCTCTGCCACATCCACCCACTGGGAGCAGAGCTGGAGCCACACGTGGGGTCTGCTATCCCCTCATCCCCAAGTCCTACAACCCCATACCTCAGCCCTCATTAGCCCCTTTTCTTCCTGAAGCAGTTTTTCTCTTTGGGTGTGGCCTCTAGGGTACCCAGCTTCCCTTAGGGAGCATCTTACTCCACCTCCAGTTCAATTACAAGTCTAAAGATTAAGAAATATCTTGGGTGAAGTCTTCTTCAAGATCCTGGGGACACCTGCGGACCACGCTTTGGAACAGATATGAAACCAgtagagggatttccctggtggtccagtggctaagactccatgctcccaatgcggggtgcctggattcaatctctggtcagggagctagagcccacatgctgcaaactGAGTTCACATGACCAACTAAAAGATCTCATGAgctgcaactgagagtttgcATGTTGCAGCtacagattccacatgcttcaaaaagatcaaagatccatgtgctgcaactaagatttagttcagttcatttcggttcagtcgctcagtcgtgtcctactctttgtgaccccatgaattgcagcatgccaggcttctctgttgatcaccaactcccagagttcacccaaactcatgtccattgagtccatgatgccatccagctatctcatcctctgtcgtgcccttctcctactgcccccaatccctcccagcaccagagtcttttccaatgagtcaactcttcctatgaggtggccaaagtattggagtttcagctttagcatcattccttccaaagaacacccaggactgatctcctttagaatggactggttggatctccttgcagtccaagggactctcaagagtcttctccaacaccacagttcaaaagcatcaattcttcggcgctcagctttcttcacagtccaactttcacatccatacatgaccactggaaaaaccatagccttgactagatggtcctttgttggcaaattcacatctctgctttctaatatgctgtctagcttggtcataattttccttccaaggagtaagcatcttttaatttcattgctgcaatcaccatctgcagtgattttggagcccagaaaaataaagtctgacactgtttcaacagtttccccatctatttcccatgaagtgataggaccagatgccatgatcttacttttctgaatgttgagctttaagccaactttttccactctcctcttttactttcatcaagaggctttttaattcttcagtttctgccataagggtgtaatctgcatatctgaggttattgatatttatcccggaaatctt comes from the Bubalus kerabau isolate K-KA32 ecotype Philippines breed swamp buffalo chromosome 1, PCC_UOA_SB_1v2, whole genome shotgun sequence genome and includes:
- the LOC129623091 gene encoding olfactory receptor 7D4-like — protein: METENQTVISKFILLGLSDDVDLQPLLVGLFLSMYLVCVTGNLLIILAIISESNLHTPMYFFLSNLSFTDICFTSTIVPKMLVNIQKQNKGITYEGCLTQMYFFMTFAGLDNLLLTVMAYDRFVAICHPLHYTVIMNPHLCGLLLLLSWLICLTYSLLQSLMVLRVSFCKETEIPHFFCELAQILKLACSDTLVNDIVLYFVTGLLGIIPLTGILFSYSRIIFSIMGMSSSGGKYKAFSTCGSHLSVVSLFYGAGLGVYLTSGTAHPSRKGSIASVMYTIVTPMLNPFIYSLRNRDMKGALRRLFTRGTYSQ